One stretch of Brevibacillus laterosporus DNA includes these proteins:
- a CDS encoding phosphatidylglycerophosphatase A, with product MKIKRVHSKQVRDAALASLTERGVSIEAIAEIVHAMQSPYYPTLAMGPCIESVQAVLEKREIQHAILVGIELDKLAEKGLLSEPLQSIIASDEGLFGCDETLALGSVFGYGSIAVTTFGHLDKQKIGIIKQLDNKTEGKVNTFLDDMVCSIAANASSRMAHRLRDEEETKAAGEEAESDQLRINIEMAGQQANKASDQAG from the coding sequence ATGAAAATCAAGAGGGTACACAGTAAACAAGTTAGAGATGCAGCTTTAGCCAGCTTGACAGAACGAGGAGTATCGATTGAGGCTATTGCGGAAATCGTGCACGCGATGCAATCGCCCTATTATCCTACTCTGGCCATGGGACCGTGTATTGAAAGTGTTCAGGCCGTTTTAGAAAAACGTGAAATTCAACACGCCATTTTAGTGGGCATCGAACTGGATAAATTGGCTGAAAAAGGTTTGCTTTCTGAACCTTTGCAATCCATAATCGCAAGTGACGAGGGTCTTTTTGGCTGTGATGAAACATTAGCACTAGGTTCCGTTTTTGGCTATGGTAGCATTGCTGTAACAACATTTGGACATCTAGATAAACAAAAAATTGGCATCATTAAACAGCTTGATAATAAAACAGAAGGTAAAGTAAATACGTTTTTGGACGACATGGTGTGTAGCATAGCCGCTAATGCTTCCAGTCGAATGGCGCATCGACTACGCGATGAAGAAGAGACAAAAGCAGCGGGAGAGGAAGCAGAATCAGATCAATTACGAATTAACATTGAAATGGCAGGTCAGCAAGCTAATAAGGCCTCTGATCAGGCAGGATAA
- a CDS encoding HlyC/CorC family transporter, giving the protein MDSIPIDPSNLLFIAGQVLVAILLVLLNGFFVAAEFSLVKVRQTRLTQLVNEGSKSAVYAQKVTQQLDAYLSACQLGITLASLALGWVGEPVIGNLIVKPILGNWIASEALLHTISIAIAFGIITFLHIVLGELAPKSVAIQKAESTSLWVAAPLMFFYKISFPIIWVLNGAATFLLRRLGVQPVSESETAHTEEEIRLLVNESHKSGHIDVEEMELVDNVFDFSERLAREIMIPRIDMICLYDDNTFEENLQMIRDQRHTRFPVAHNDKDRIIGFVHTSDFYLAALTEGKANLHDFLRPILTVPESMEVSHVLRLMQKRRSQIAIVIDEYGGTAGFITMEDILEEIVGEIQDEFDAFERPEIETKAENVLSVSGKTLLNDLNDILPIELVSDDVDTIAGWVYSQLSEEVTAGKSVLYKNFKFTITEFDNHRINRIAIEQLEVESAQKDASGNILLQA; this is encoded by the coding sequence TTGGACAGTATACCGATAGATCCGTCGAACCTACTGTTTATCGCAGGTCAAGTACTTGTAGCTATTCTGTTGGTTCTTCTAAACGGATTTTTCGTTGCAGCCGAGTTTTCCTTGGTAAAAGTGCGTCAAACGCGCTTAACCCAATTGGTTAACGAAGGTAGCAAAAGCGCCGTTTATGCGCAAAAGGTAACACAGCAACTAGACGCTTATTTATCCGCCTGCCAGTTGGGTATTACACTCGCATCTTTGGCACTAGGTTGGGTCGGGGAACCAGTGATTGGGAATTTAATTGTCAAACCAATTCTTGGTAACTGGATTGCGTCTGAGGCACTTTTACACACCATTTCCATCGCGATTGCATTCGGTATCATTACCTTTTTGCATATCGTACTTGGAGAATTGGCGCCAAAATCGGTCGCTATTCAAAAAGCGGAATCAACTTCCCTATGGGTGGCAGCTCCGCTTATGTTCTTCTACAAAATCAGTTTCCCAATCATTTGGGTACTGAATGGTGCAGCTACCTTCTTATTGCGCCGTTTGGGCGTTCAACCTGTCTCTGAAAGTGAGACGGCCCATACAGAAGAAGAAATTCGTTTGTTAGTAAATGAAAGTCACAAAAGCGGTCATATTGATGTTGAAGAGATGGAGCTTGTCGATAATGTCTTTGATTTCTCCGAACGTCTTGCTCGCGAAATCATGATTCCGCGAATTGACATGATCTGCTTATATGACGACAACACCTTTGAAGAAAACCTGCAAATGATTCGTGATCAGCGCCATACGCGTTTTCCTGTCGCTCATAACGACAAGGACAGAATCATTGGTTTTGTGCATACTTCAGACTTCTACCTAGCGGCTCTCACAGAAGGCAAAGCCAATCTGCATGACTTTTTGCGCCCTATCTTGACGGTACCGGAATCCATGGAAGTAAGCCATGTTCTGCGCCTGATGCAAAAACGCCGTTCACAGATTGCCATTGTTATTGATGAATATGGTGGTACTGCCGGATTCATTACCATGGAAGATATCCTGGAAGAGATCGTTGGCGAAATTCAGGATGAGTTCGATGCGTTTGAGCGTCCTGAGATTGAGACCAAAGCTGAAAATGTCTTATCCGTCTCTGGTAAAACTCTGCTTAACGATTTGAATGATATTTTACCGATTGAGTTGGTTTCCGATGATGTGGATACGATTGCTGGTTGGGTATATAGCCAACTAAGTGAAGAAGTGACAGCTGGGAAGTCTGTTCTCTATAAAAACTTTAAGTTTACGATTACAGAATTTGATAATCATCGCATTAACCGAATTGCCATTGAACAGCTTGAAGTAGAGTCAGCGCAAAAAGATGCGTCTGGCAACATCCTATTGCAAGCCTAA
- a CDS encoding ATP-dependent helicase: MNIAKHNDELLMLRKDNYAKIPTWRMYANQRELSCPVCGQPVHIVAGVSREPFFTHLHTAPCSLDELDSFLQQTLVTTELAATSSNSTVMAKQSGSTPSMESVTTTTTHDQSNDVMVGGFRLPKGRSISPLSTTVTQAPAPTKSFRTLIAPKQRTQVLEERYHTTLHPAQEEAVICTKGPLLILAGAGSGKTRVMTARTAHLITEMNIDPRSIMVVTFTTKAAGEIKHRLKQSLPSHQASALIAGTFHSLFYRMLLFHQPERWDQQRLLKQEWQKRKFLRETGAIAQMENPIVKESDFEAVMSLISRWKNEYITPSDAQLLSVESSEEKQAQELYPLYEKLKKQHNWFDFDDMLIGCYEMLKDDPHILSLYQGRIRYIMIDEFQDINRVQYETVKLLAAPENNLCVIGDDDQSIYGFRGSNPRYILGFTADYPGAKTISLEVNYRSRSSIVGLGYSLIGNNRTRWKKELKSFHQEEGSCYLFQPADEEEQASRIVDEIKLRIQDGAEPHQFALLFRTYESTRPLLERMSEADIPFSFTREDEPFYSKQVVRWALGYLRLVVDQENESALREILPTLYLSPTVWNDIRSQSILNNCSQLTVLPELAHLKTFQRAQIRKVTDTLTSFYNASPAHALETIYEDLKLRDYVKKRDKDRPERDQERSTDELRQLLVSAKRHASVQDFITYIDEMVKKEAEWRKQPQNGNNAVQMLSIHRAKGLEFDTVFLVDVVEGAIPHDFAMDQARQGNKDAIEEERRLMYVAVTRARHDLFIGVPTERFGRKTRMSRFVSEMGRGKKEPE; the protein is encoded by the coding sequence TTGAATATAGCCAAGCACAATGATGAATTGCTCATGTTACGTAAAGACAACTATGCAAAGATTCCCACTTGGCGCATGTATGCGAATCAAAGGGAACTCTCTTGCCCCGTATGTGGGCAGCCTGTTCATATAGTTGCTGGCGTAAGCCGCGAACCATTTTTTACTCATTTACATACTGCTCCCTGTTCCCTTGACGAACTGGACAGCTTTTTACAGCAAACATTGGTAACAACCGAGCTAGCAGCTACCTCTAGCAATAGTACGGTCATGGCGAAACAGTCTGGATCAACACCAAGCATGGAATCTGTAACAACAACTACCACCCATGACCAGTCCAATGATGTCATGGTCGGTGGGTTCCGGTTGCCGAAAGGACGTAGTATTTCACCCCTATCAACGACCGTTACACAAGCACCTGCACCCACTAAAAGTTTTCGAACTTTGATCGCACCAAAACAACGCACTCAGGTGTTGGAGGAGCGCTATCATACAACGTTACATCCTGCACAAGAAGAAGCTGTCATTTGTACAAAGGGACCCTTATTGATTCTCGCAGGTGCTGGAAGTGGTAAAACCCGTGTTATGACAGCCCGTACTGCCCATTTGATTACAGAGATGAACATTGACCCACGCTCCATCATGGTTGTTACCTTTACTACCAAAGCAGCTGGTGAAATTAAGCATCGTTTAAAGCAGTCTTTGCCTTCTCATCAAGCATCTGCCCTGATTGCAGGTACCTTCCATAGCTTGTTTTATCGTATGTTACTATTTCATCAGCCTGAACGCTGGGATCAACAGCGCTTATTAAAACAAGAATGGCAAAAACGTAAATTTTTACGTGAAACCGGTGCGATTGCACAGATGGAGAATCCAATTGTCAAAGAATCAGATTTTGAAGCAGTCATGAGCCTTATTAGCCGTTGGAAGAATGAATATATCACCCCTTCCGATGCACAGCTGCTATCTGTGGAAAGCTCTGAAGAAAAGCAGGCCCAGGAGCTATATCCACTGTATGAAAAGTTGAAAAAGCAACATAATTGGTTTGACTTTGACGATATGCTAATTGGCTGTTATGAAATGCTAAAGGATGATCCGCACATCTTGTCACTGTATCAGGGTCGCATTCGATACATTATGATTGATGAGTTCCAGGATATTAATCGTGTGCAGTACGAGACAGTAAAATTGCTGGCAGCTCCTGAGAACAATCTCTGTGTAATCGGCGACGATGATCAGTCCATTTATGGCTTTAGAGGAAGTAATCCACGCTACATTCTTGGATTTACGGCAGATTATCCTGGTGCAAAAACGATTTCTTTAGAAGTAAACTACCGTTCACGCTCTTCTATAGTGGGTCTAGGCTACTCCCTGATCGGCAACAATCGTACTCGTTGGAAAAAGGAGCTAAAATCATTTCATCAGGAAGAAGGCTCCTGCTATCTATTCCAACCAGCGGATGAAGAGGAACAAGCATCCCGCATCGTGGATGAAATTAAACTACGAATACAGGATGGCGCAGAGCCACACCAATTTGCGCTGTTGTTTCGCACGTACGAGTCGACTCGCCCCCTGTTAGAACGTATGAGCGAGGCAGATATTCCCTTCTCCTTTACACGAGAGGACGAGCCATTTTATAGCAAGCAAGTTGTTCGCTGGGCACTGGGCTACCTGCGATTAGTAGTGGATCAAGAAAATGAGTCAGCTCTACGGGAAATATTGCCTACACTCTATCTATCGCCAACAGTTTGGAACGATATTCGAAGCCAGTCTATTTTAAATAATTGTTCGCAATTAACCGTGCTTCCAGAATTAGCCCATCTGAAAACCTTTCAACGTGCACAAATACGTAAAGTAACGGATACGCTAACTAGCTTTTATAACGCGTCCCCCGCTCACGCTCTTGAAACAATTTATGAGGATCTCAAGTTGCGTGATTACGTAAAAAAACGTGATAAAGATCGACCGGAAAGAGATCAAGAACGCTCCACGGACGAGTTGCGCCAATTATTGGTTTCGGCTAAACGCCATGCCAGTGTTCAGGATTTTATAACCTATATAGATGAGATGGTAAAAAAAGAAGCGGAGTGGCGTAAGCAACCGCAAAACGGCAATAATGCGGTGCAAATGTTAAGTATTCATCGAGCAAAGGGTTTAGAATTTGATACTGTTTTTTTGGTTGATGTAGTGGAAGGTGCGATCCCCCATGATTTTGCCATGGATCAGGCACGCCAAGGGAATAAGGACGCTATCGAGGAAGAGCGCCGCCTCATGTACGTAGCGGTTACGCGAGCGAGACATGATTTATTTATTGGTGTACCTACAGAGAGATTCGGCCGTAAAACACGTATGTCCCGCTTTGTGTCGGAGATGGGTCGAGGGAAAAAAGAACCGGAATAG
- a CDS encoding esterase family protein, with product MSSPQTPKGSLSEVTLSSQHLGTTETLLIYTPPFYSPLYSYPVLYAQDGRDYLSLGRLPGMLDSMLDKREIQNLIVVFIPVELEKRRSRYHPDGEEFDAYIRFMAEEIVPYMDKHYATEPLSGGRTLIGDSLGGTVSLATAIRYPHTFGNVASQSGALYDSFYTLAENSHSLEQLSLYLEIGTKETAVSTSRGIIDLFTPHQRFVELLQRKKATFHLELSEGDHTWEHWQAHLPQIIRYFYS from the coding sequence ATGTCTTCCCCTCAGACACCAAAAGGTAGCTTGTCAGAAGTGACTCTCTCTAGTCAACATCTGGGCACTACGGAAACACTGCTTATTTATACACCCCCTTTTTATTCACCGCTGTATTCTTATCCAGTATTATACGCTCAGGACGGACGAGATTACTTGAGCTTGGGACGCCTGCCAGGTATGCTCGACAGTATGCTGGACAAAAGGGAAATCCAGAATCTCATCGTAGTATTTATTCCCGTTGAACTGGAGAAACGACGTTCGCGTTATCACCCAGATGGCGAGGAATTTGATGCCTATATTCGATTTATGGCTGAAGAAATAGTACCCTATATGGATAAACATTACGCAACCGAGCCATTAAGCGGTGGACGAACCCTGATTGGTGACTCCCTCGGTGGTACGGTTTCCTTGGCAACTGCTATCCGTTATCCCCATACATTTGGTAATGTGGCCTCTCAATCTGGAGCTCTGTATGATTCCTTTTATACATTGGCAGAAAATAGCCATTCCCTTGAGCAATTATCTCTTTATCTGGAGATTGGAACAAAAGAAACGGCTGTCTCTACAAGCCGTGGTATTATCGATCTGTTTACCCCGCACCAACGCTTTGTAGAATTGTTACAACGAAAAAAGGCCACCTTTCACTTAGAACTAAGCGAAGGCGACCATACATGGGAACATTGGCAAGCCCATTTGCCACAGATTATTCGTTATTTTTACTCATAA
- a CDS encoding GNAT family N-acetyltransferase — translation MYSIRQVSTEKELQDALYVRRVVFIEEQQVPEDLEIDEHDQLSTPTTHFVAYHDNEPVAAGRLRPFEEGVGKIERVAVKQETRGTGLGRDLMMHMEDIAVQQGYSTLKLSAQVHAQPFYEKLGYVGFGEIFDDAGIDHIMMKKQLHE, via the coding sequence ATGTATAGCATTCGCCAAGTAAGCACGGAAAAAGAATTACAAGATGCCTTGTATGTTCGACGGGTTGTTTTTATAGAAGAACAACAGGTACCAGAAGATCTTGAAATCGATGAGCACGATCAGCTCTCTACTCCAACAACTCACTTTGTTGCCTATCACGATAACGAACCCGTAGCAGCTGGACGTCTTCGGCCTTTTGAAGAAGGGGTTGGGAAAATTGAACGAGTTGCTGTGAAACAAGAGACGCGCGGGACAGGCCTTGGCCGTGATTTGATGATGCATATGGAAGACATCGCTGTCCAGCAAGGATACTCTACACTAAAACTCTCGGCTCAGGTACATGCTCAACCGTTTTATGAGAAATTGGGGTATGTGGGCTTTGGTGAGATTTTCGATGATGCCGGTATTGATCATATCATGATGAAAAAACAGTTACATGAATAG
- a CDS encoding N-acetyltransferase has protein sequence MHVQIKNPSLQNLVLRDLQSEDIPLIWHYNFEADDQEFHNWNGPYQPVIYVPLEEYTRRYQEDLLLVNTTIPRSHLVIEINGELKGTLGRYWVDRATNWCEIGIVIYDSSYWSGGYGTIAFQSWIDYLFTEMDVVRLGISTWSGNERMMGLAQKCGMQEEGRIRQARIVRGAYYDSIKMGILRSEWQAKKF, from the coding sequence ATGCATGTGCAAATAAAGAATCCTTCCCTCCAAAATCTTGTCCTACGCGATCTTCAATCAGAGGATATTCCACTCATATGGCACTATAACTTCGAGGCTGATGACCAGGAGTTCCATAATTGGAATGGGCCTTATCAACCAGTTATCTATGTCCCATTGGAGGAATATACAAGACGATATCAGGAAGACTTACTTCTAGTAAACACTACAATTCCCCGTAGTCATCTGGTGATTGAAATCAATGGCGAGCTAAAAGGAACCCTAGGCCGTTACTGGGTAGACAGAGCTACTAATTGGTGCGAAATAGGCATTGTGATTTATGATTCGTCCTATTGGTCAGGCGGTTACGGAACCATCGCTTTTCAGTCATGGATTGATTATTTGTTTACCGAAATGGATGTGGTTCGTTTAGGAATCTCTACATGGTCAGGCAATGAACGAATGATGGGTCTCGCACAAAAATGTGGTATGCAAGAGGAAGGGCGAATACGACAAGCAAGAATTGTCCGTGGTGCTTACTACGATTCCATCAAAATGGGAATCTTACGGAGTGAATGGCAGGCAAAAAAATTCTAG
- a CDS encoding TerC family protein: MFETEFIIQLLMIIAIDILLGGDNAVVIAMASRNLPLEQKKKAIMWGTGLAVIVRVIATIAAAYLLKIPFLFVVGGLLLVWISYNLLVEDGNEKEIKAGDSLMAAIRTIVIADVTMGIDNVVAVAGTAHGNMVLIILGLLISIPIMVWGSTLILKAMDRYAWIPYVGAGILALAAAKMITHEAHLQPFFDANPWISYLLKGVVIVGVIGAGYWQRNRMAKKAEARRIMQETKPHHEMNIGS, from the coding sequence TGTTTGAGACAGAATTTATTATTCAGTTACTAATGATCATTGCCATTGACATTTTGCTTGGGGGAGACAATGCAGTGGTCATTGCCATGGCGAGCCGAAACCTGCCGTTGGAGCAAAAGAAAAAAGCGATTATGTGGGGAACAGGCTTGGCCGTAATTGTACGTGTAATTGCAACTATTGCAGCAGCATACTTGTTAAAAATTCCATTCTTGTTTGTTGTAGGGGGTCTGTTGCTCGTTTGGATTTCTTATAATCTGTTAGTGGAAGATGGGAATGAAAAAGAGATTAAAGCAGGTGACTCGTTAATGGCAGCGATTCGAACCATTGTGATCGCTGACGTAACGATGGGAATTGATAACGTTGTAGCGGTTGCTGGTACTGCTCATGGTAACATGGTGCTAATTATTCTTGGTTTGTTGATTAGTATCCCGATTATGGTGTGGGGGAGCACGCTAATTCTAAAGGCGATGGATCGCTATGCATGGATTCCTTATGTAGGCGCAGGAATATTGGCTTTAGCAGCGGCTAAAATGATTACGCATGAGGCTCATCTACAACCTTTCTTTGACGCCAATCCGTGGATAAGCTATCTATTGAAAGGCGTTGTAATTGTGGGAGTAATTGGCGCTGGTTACTGGCAACGTAATCGGATGGCTAAAAAGGCGGAAGCTCGCCGGATTATGCAAGAGACGAAACCCCATCATGAAATGAATATAGGATCGTAA
- a CDS encoding PHP domain-containing protein, translating to MEISCDLHTHTLASDGTTTPAENVQLAKDAGLSAVAITDHDTIAGVAEAIQKGIELGVEVIPGVEISTAHEGKDIHILGYYIPFDDSTFHEALAGLRDVRHLRNLKLIARLQEIGLDITVEDVYRRKTSDDKNIGRPHIAEELVIKGLATSIDDAFQRYLGEGGAAYVNVERIEPLVAINMIKKVGGVAVIAHPGLYHNNELVEELIVYGLDGIEINHPDNQEEDKAIYRQLAEEYGLIITGGSDFHGYRENKTFHAPLGTHGTSGEAVEKMRKLAALRQKK from the coding sequence ATGGAGATTTCATGTGATTTACATACCCATACGTTGGCATCAGACGGAACAACGACACCAGCAGAGAACGTGCAGCTCGCTAAGGATGCAGGTCTCAGCGCTGTTGCTATTACCGACCACGATACAATTGCCGGGGTAGCAGAAGCGATTCAAAAAGGGATCGAGTTAGGCGTAGAAGTGATACCTGGTGTTGAGATTAGTACAGCTCACGAGGGAAAAGACATTCATATCCTGGGTTATTATATTCCGTTTGATGATTCGACTTTCCATGAAGCATTAGCAGGGTTACGTGATGTTCGTCATCTACGTAATTTGAAATTAATAGCACGTCTGCAAGAGATAGGACTAGATATCACGGTAGAAGATGTGTACCGTCGCAAAACCTCGGATGATAAAAACATCGGTCGTCCACACATCGCAGAAGAATTGGTGATAAAGGGGCTTGCTACATCTATTGATGATGCTTTTCAGAGGTATTTAGGAGAAGGTGGCGCCGCTTATGTAAATGTAGAGCGGATCGAGCCGTTAGTAGCTATCAACATGATCAAAAAAGTAGGTGGCGTGGCAGTCATTGCTCACCCAGGCTTATATCATAACAATGAATTGGTGGAAGAATTGATTGTCTACGGACTGGATGGCATCGAAATTAATCATCCAGATAACCAAGAGGAAGATAAGGCGATTTACCGTCAATTAGCAGAAGAGTACGGCTTGATTATTACAGGTGGTTCCGATTTCCATGGATATCGCGAAAATAAGACATTCCATGCACCACTAGGTACTCATGGCACGTCTGGTGAGGCTGTTGAAAAGATGCGGAAGCTAGCGGCATTACGACAAAAAAAGTAA
- the fabI gene encoding enoyl-[acyl-carrier-protein] reductase FabI has product MQLLQGKNILVMGVANHRSIAWGIAQSLSKAGANLIFTYQGERLKKNVEELAATLDQPEQILYNCDVTKDEEVAALFGSIKEKVGVLHGIAHCIAFAKGEDLNGEFADTSRDGFALAHDISAYSLIAVAREARPLMTEGGSIVTLTYLGGERVVSNYNVMGVAKAALDMSVRYLASDLGKDNIRVNAISAGPIRTLAAKGISGFNAIIKEIEEKAPLRRTIDQTEVGDTALFLMSYMSRGITGEVLHVDAGYNIMGR; this is encoded by the coding sequence ATGCAATTATTGCAAGGTAAAAATATTTTGGTTATGGGTGTGGCGAATCATCGCAGCATCGCGTGGGGAATTGCGCAATCCTTGTCGAAAGCGGGAGCGAACCTGATTTTCACGTATCAAGGGGAGCGATTGAAAAAGAATGTAGAAGAATTGGCAGCAACACTGGATCAGCCAGAGCAAATTTTGTACAACTGCGATGTTACGAAGGATGAAGAGGTAGCAGCTTTATTTGGTTCCATAAAAGAAAAAGTGGGCGTTCTACATGGTATCGCACACTGCATTGCATTCGCTAAAGGGGAAGATCTAAATGGCGAATTCGCTGATACCTCGCGTGACGGTTTTGCATTAGCACATGACATTAGTGCGTATTCTCTGATAGCGGTAGCTCGTGAAGCTCGTCCACTAATGACAGAGGGTGGTAGCATTGTCACGTTGACTTATCTTGGCGGCGAGCGTGTTGTCTCCAATTACAACGTGATGGGAGTAGCGAAAGCAGCCCTAGACATGAGTGTACGTTATTTGGCAAGTGATCTTGGCAAAGATAACATCCGCGTCAATGCGATCTCTGCTGGTCCAATCCGTACATTAGCTGCAAAAGGGATTAGCGGCTTTAATGCTATCATTAAAGAGATTGAGGAAAAAGCTCCTTTACGTCGCACGATTGATCAAACAGAAGTAGGCGACACAGCTCTATTCTTGATGAGTTATATGTCTCGCGGTATTACTGGTGAAGTGTTACACGTTGACGCTGGCTACAATATCATGGGTCGTTAA